Genomic window (Subtercola endophyticus):
CCCGGTGGTCTCGCAGGTGAAGCTGATCGCCGAGCCATGGGACGTCGGGCCCGGCGGCTACCAGGTGGGTAACTTCCCTCCGCAGTGGTCGGAGTGGAACGGCAAGTATCGTGACACCGTGCGTGACTTCTGGCGTGGCGAACCGTCGACGCTGGGTGAGTTCGCGTCGCGGTTCACAGGCTCGAGCGACCTCTACGAGCATTCCGGTCGCCGCCCTGTCGCCTCAATCAACTTCGTCACGGCGCACGACGGATTCACCCTGGCCGACCTGGTGTCGTACAACGAGAAGCACAATGAGGCGAACGGCGAGAACGGCAACGACGGCGAGTCGAGCAACCGCAGCTGGAACGGCGGGGCGGAGGGTCCCACCGACGACCCGGCCATCCGGGCCTTGCGCGCGCGTCAGCAGCGCAACTTCTTAGCGACGCTGTTGCTCTCGCAGGGTGTGCCGATGCTGCTGCACGGTGACGAACTCGGGCGCACCCAGAACGGCAACAACAACACCTACGCGCAAGACAACGAGCTTTCGTGGGTGCACTGGAAGCGCGCCGACGAGCCGCTCACCGAGTTCACCTCGGCCGTGATGCGTCTGCGCAAAGAGCATCCCACCTTCCGGCGCAGCCGGTTCTTCGACGGCCGGCCCGTGCGGCGCGGGCGCGGCGAGCCCCTTCCCGACATCGTGTGGCTGAACCCCGAGGCGGGCGAGATGGAGCCGGAAGAATGGGATGCCCCGCTCAGCCGTTCCGTCGGTGTCTACCTCAACGGTCAGGGAATCCGCGGTCGTGACTATCGCGGCGAGCGGGTCACCGACGTGAACTTCTTGCTCTACTTCAACGCGGACGACGTCGAGGTTCCCTTCACCCTGCCCAGCGCAGAATACGGAGTCGCGTGGGACGTCGTGATCGACACGGCGGGTCAGGCGACCGACGAGGCGCCCAGCAAACCGGCAGACATCGTCACCGTGCATCCGAAGTCGATGATGGTGCTGCGTGCACATCGCGCCGATGTGCCAGACCCCGATCACTCGGTCGCCGCTTCGCTTAGCAGCATGACCGGCGCGGTTCCCGTGATTCCCGCCAACCGGCCGTCAGCGGGCTGACCCGGCCGCCGAACTCCCCTCCCACGCCTCGTGAACGAGAGAAGACCTTGATGCGCGTTCCCCGCTCGACCTACCGATTGCAGATCACCTCGGAGTTCACCCTTCAGCAGGCTGCCGACGTCGCTGGGTACCTCAAAGACCTCGGCGCCGACTGGCTGTACTTCTCGCCGATTCTGAAGGCCGAGCCCGGCTCGAACCACGGTTACGACGTCGTCGACCACTCGCAGATCGATCCGGCCCGCGGCGGTTCCGCCGGCCTCGATCAGGCGGTCGGCGCGGCACGCGAACTCGGCCTCGGAGTGCTCATCGACATCGTTCCGAACCACGTGGGTGTTGCGACGCCCGCAGAGAGCACCTGGTGGTGGGATCTGCTGAAGCACGGGCAACTCTCGCGATTTGCCGTGGCCTTCGACGTGGACTGGCAGTTCGGCAACGGCAAGGTGCGCATTCCAGTGCTCGGCGACGATTCCCTCGACGGCCTCGAGATCGTCGGGGCTGAGCTGCACTACTACGACAACCGCTATCCGCTTGCTCCGGGCAGCTACGAAGACGGGGCAGATGCCCGCACCGTGCACTCTCGTCAGAACTACGAATTGGTGAACTGGCACCGCGCCGACTACGACCTGAACTATCGGCGTTTTTTCGCCGTGAACTCGCTCGCGGGCATCCGGGTCGAAGACGCCGGCGTGTTCGACGAATCGCACCTCGAGATCGCGCGCTGGTTCGACGAGGGTCTCGCCGACGGTCTGCGGGTCGATCATCCCGACGGCCTTCGCGACCCCGAGGGTTACCTCGAGCGGCTCGGTGGCCTCACCGGCCACAGCTACGTTCTCGTCGAGAAGATTCTCGAAGGCCGTGAGCCGCTGCCTGCCGAGTGGGCAACAGCGGGCACGACCGGGTACGACGCGCTTGCCGACTTCGACCGCGTGCTGGTCGACCCCGCAGGTCAGCAGCCGCTCGACGAGCTCGACCGAAGGCTGGCGACGGGTGCCCGCCCGGCACCCTCGTCGTTCGCTGACCTGATCCACACGACCAAGCGCGGGATCGCCGACGGCATTCTGCGCTCCGAAGTACTGCGCATCGTTCGTGACCTCGCCGCGAGTCGAGCAGTGGATGTCTCGGGCACGGTGTCCCCGGGTGGGGAGCCGTTCCCCGCGGGGTTGCCGACGCTCGATGCAACCTCGATCGCCGATGCGATCGCCGAGCTGCTGACCTGCTTTCCTGTGTACCGTTCCTACCTTCCGCTGGGTGTGGAGCAACTCCACGAAGCGGCCGATCTTGCAGAGACCTACCGCCCCGATCTGTCAGCGACGATCGACGCGCTGCTGCCCGCCCTGAGCGATTCCTCCAACATCGCGGCGAAGCGCTTTCAGCAGACCTCGGGAATGGTCATGGCGAAGGGTGTCGAAGATACAGCGTTCTACCGTTTCAACCGGCTCACGTCGCTCAACGAGGTCGGCGCAGACCCCGCCGAGTTCGCCATCTCGGTCGCTGAGTTCCACAAGCGGCAGGTGACACGGCTGCGGTCGTACCCGAACACGATGACCACCCTGTCGACCCACGATACGAAGCGAGGCGAAGACACCCGCGCCAGAATCAGCGTCATCTCCGAGTTGCCCGAGCAGTGGGCATCCACTCTCGGCCAGTTGCGCACACTCGCCCCGCTCGGCGACGGGCAACTGGAGAATCTGCTGTGGCAGGCGATTGTCGGTTCCTGGCCCGTATCGCGGGAGAGACTTCACGCCTACGCAGAGAAGGCGGCGCGCGAAGCAGGCGATTCGACCGGCTGGCTCACCGTCGACGAAGAGTTCGAGTCTCGAATGCACCGTCTTGTCGACAGCGCGTTCGACTCGCACGAGGTTCGGCGGGTGCTCTCGGGGTTCTTGAAGCTCGTCGAGCAACCCGGCTGGTCGAACTCGCTCTCGCTGAAGCTGTTGCAGCTGACCGCACCGGGCTCACCCGATGTGTACCAGGGCAGCGAATTGTGGGAGACCTCGTTGGTCGACCCCGACAACCGGCGTGCGGTCGACTTCGACGTGCGGCGCGCAATGCTGGCGAGGCTCGACGCCGGCGATCTGCCGCCGATCGACGAGACCGGGGCGGCAAAACTGCTCATCACCTCGCGCGCCCTTCGGCTGCGCCGCGACAAGCCCGGACAGTTCGAGGGGTACCGACCGCTCGTCGCCGTCGGCTCGGCCGCACATCACGTTGTCGCCTTCGACCGCGACGAGGCCATCACCGTCGTCACGCGCCTGCCCGTCGGGCTCGCTGAGCGCGGCGGCTGGGGCGAAACGACGATCTCAACGGACTACGAACGGGTGCACGACGTGATCACGGGGCGCTCGTACCCGGGTGACGGCATCCGTCTCGCCGACCTTCTCGCGACCTACCCGGTCGCCCTGCTCGTACCGATGACGGAAAGCTGAATCATGGCACTCAAACAGTTCGATGTCTGGGCACCGCGGGCCTCCTCGGTGACGCTGAGGTATCGGGAGCTCTCGGCCGACCTGACTTCGGTCGTGATGACGCCGCGTTCCGGCGGCTGGTGGAGCGCGCCCGAACTCAGCGGCTTCATCGAGGCGGATTACGGCTACGTGATCGATCCCTCAGGTTCGACTGACGACCTGACGTTGCCCGATCCTCGCTCGCGGCGGCAGCCGACGGGCGTTCACGGTCTCTCACGCACCTATGACTCCTCCCGCTTCGTCTGGAGCGACGGCTCCTGGAAGGGCCGTCAGCTTGCGGGCGGGGAGATCTACGAGCTGCACATCGGCACGTTCACCCCCGAAGGCACCCTCGACGCCGCCATCGACAAGCTCGACCACCTCGTGTCGATCGGTGTCGACTTCGTCGAGCTGCTGCCCGTCAACGCGTTCAACGGCACGCACAACTGGGGCTACGACGGCGTGCTCTGGTTCGCGGTGCACGAGCTGTACGGCGGCCCCGAAGGGTACCAGCGTTTCGTCGATGCCTGCCACTCCAAGGGACTGGCGGTCATCCAAGACGTCGTCTACAACCACCTCGGTCCGAGCGGCAACTACCTCCCGCTCTTCGGCCCCTACCTCA
Coding sequences:
- the treY gene encoding malto-oligosyltrehalose synthase, whose product is MRVPRSTYRLQITSEFTLQQAADVAGYLKDLGADWLYFSPILKAEPGSNHGYDVVDHSQIDPARGGSAGLDQAVGAARELGLGVLIDIVPNHVGVATPAESTWWWDLLKHGQLSRFAVAFDVDWQFGNGKVRIPVLGDDSLDGLEIVGAELHYYDNRYPLAPGSYEDGADARTVHSRQNYELVNWHRADYDLNYRRFFAVNSLAGIRVEDAGVFDESHLEIARWFDEGLADGLRVDHPDGLRDPEGYLERLGGLTGHSYVLVEKILEGREPLPAEWATAGTTGYDALADFDRVLVDPAGQQPLDELDRRLATGARPAPSSFADLIHTTKRGIADGILRSEVLRIVRDLAASRAVDVSGTVSPGGEPFPAGLPTLDATSIADAIAELLTCFPVYRSYLPLGVEQLHEAADLAETYRPDLSATIDALLPALSDSSNIAAKRFQQTSGMVMAKGVEDTAFYRFNRLTSLNEVGADPAEFAISVAEFHKRQVTRLRSYPNTMTTLSTHDTKRGEDTRARISVISELPEQWASTLGQLRTLAPLGDGQLENLLWQAIVGSWPVSRERLHAYAEKAAREAGDSTGWLTVDEEFESRMHRLVDSAFDSHEVRRVLSGFLKLVEQPGWSNSLSLKLLQLTAPGSPDVYQGSELWETSLVDPDNRRAVDFDVRRAMLARLDAGDLPPIDETGAAKLLITSRALRLRRDKPGQFEGYRPLVAVGSAAHHVVAFDRDEAITVVTRLPVGLAERGGWGETTISTDYERVHDVITGRSYPGDGIRLADLLATYPVALLVPMTES